The sequence ATAAACCGACCTTGCCTACCACAATCGGGCAAGAAATGAAGGTAAACCCCTTTATGCAAGCGGTCGATTTAGCTGAATTTATTGCACTTCGCCAACAAAAGGATAATTTTTAACCTGTTATTTTTACTTAAATAAGCCTTAAAACGATTTGTTGTTTAACGTCTTAAGGCCTATCGAGAGATAAAACCTTTTCAAATATTGCTTGCCAATTCCACTATGACTCATCCTGTGGTATAGTTATGCCTATTTTATTTATCTATTTAGCGAGTAAATTCTGTGAACTTTGATCCTCAAAATATGCCCCGACACGTCGCAATTATTATGGATGGCAATGGTCGCTGGGCTAAGCAGAAAGGGAAATTACGCATTTTTGGTCATCAAAACGGTGTGAAAGCGGTTCGTTCTGCGGTAAGTTTTGCAGCTAAACATCAAATTAAAGTGCTTACACTTTATGCTTTCAGTAGTGAAAACTGGAGCAGACCGGAAACTGAAGTCTCAGCCTTAATGTCGCTTTTTATGCGAGCTTTGGATTCTGAGGTAAAAAAATTACATAAAAACAATATTCGCTTAAATATTATTGGCGATAAATCTGCCTTTAGTGAAAACTTACAAAAACGTATTGCGGAATCAGAAAAATTAACCGAAAACAATACGGGATTAATTTTAAATATTGCTGCAAACTATGGCGGTTATAGGGATATTGTTCAAGCGGCTCAAAAAGTTGCTGCTCAAGTGAAGAAAAATCAATTAACTATTGAACAAATTACCCCGGAATTATTTCAACAGCAATTATCTACAGGAAATCAGCCTGAAGTGGATTTATTAATTCGTACCAGTGGCGAGCAGCGAATCAGCAATTTTTTATTATGGCAGATTGCTTATGCTGAGCTATTTTTTACACCTGTATTATGGCCCGATTTTGATGATGAAACCTTTAGTCAAGCGATTTTGTCTTACCAACAACGTGAACGCCGTTTTGGTAGCTGTTAGTTCAAATAAAAGGAAATAAAATTAAGATGTTAAAAGAACGTGTACTTTCAGCAATTTTAATGATTTTTGCCGTTTTGGCTGCTATTTTTTGGCTTTCGCCTCTTCCACTTACATTAGTATTAGCTGCTATTATTGTTGCTGCAATGTGGGAATGGGCACAATTTGCAGGCATTAAACGCCCCGTTCCTCGAGCAATAGTCGCTATGGTAAGCATCTGTCTGTTACTCTTTCTTATTTTCGCTAATACAGACTACATTCGTGCAGCCCGTTTCTTAACTGATGAAACTACCCCATTACTCTTTTTGGGCTGTATTTGGTGGTTTATCGCCTTGCTTCTTGTAGTTAGCTATCCGAAATCTGCCAATATTTGGGCAAAATCAGTCGTTGCCAAATTCCTATTTGGTTTCGCAACATTGATCCCTTTTTTAATTGGTGTTTTAGCATTACGCTTTTACAACTATTCGTTTAATCCATACCAAGGTACTTATTTATTCCTCTATGTTTGCTTATTAGTGTGGGGAGCGGATTCCGGCGCCTATTTCTTCGGTCGTGCATTTGGTAAACGTAAATTAGCACCGAAAGTTTCTCCGGGTAAGTCTTGGGAAGGCGTTATAGGAGGATTATTTACATCCGGCATTATTGCCTTTGTTTTCTTACAACTTACCCCAAATAACGTTTTTGGTCGTGAATTATCAACCGGGCCATTTATTTTAGTTTCAGTAGCAACAGTCGCAATTTCCGTATTGGGCGATCTTGCTGAAAGTATGTTTAAACGTCAAGCAGGCATTAAAGACAGCAGTAACTTAATACCAGGACATGGCGGCATCTTAGATCGTATTGATAGTTTAACTGCAGCTATTCCTTTTTTTGCAACTCTTTTCTTTTTTGTACTTTAAGCTATGACTTCAACGATTGCATTTTTTATTCTAATCTGTGTTCTGGTTTTTGTTCATGAATATGGACACTTCTGGGCTGCACGCCGATGTGGTGTGAAAGTTATTCGTTTTTCAATTGGTTTTGGCAAGGTTTTATTTAAAAAACGAGATAAACATGGTACTGAATTTGCTTTTTCCTTGATTCCTCTAGGTGGCTATGTACAGATGTGGAATGGGGAAGAAGATATCGTCGCCCCAGCAGAACAATCTTTAGCAAATAAATCGGTTTTGCAGCGTACATTTATTATTTTTGCGGGACCTGCTGCTAATTTTATTTTTGCAATACTTGCCTATTGGGCGGTATTCGTTTCCGGTATTCCAACCATTAAACCTGTGATTGGGGAAATTTTACCAAATAGTATCGCAGCAGAAGCAAAACTGATTCCCGAATTAGAAATTACTAAAATCGGCAATCAAAATATTCAAGATTGGGAAAGTGCCGGATTAGCATTAGTAGGGAATGTAGGTAATAAAAATGTCGTTTTGGAAGGAAGTTTAATTGACAGCAATGAAACACGCTCTTTCCAGCTAGACCTCTCCAATTGGAATGTAGATGGTGCAAAAGAAAATCCACTAACAACTCTTGGTATTCGACCGAAAAGTGCTAAAGTTAGTGCCGAGATTAAACAAGTTGTTGAAGCATCCCCGGCCAGCAAAGCAGGGTTGCAAAGTGGCGATCATATTCTTCTTGTGAACCAACAACCTTTTAATTGGCAAACATTAGTTGAACTGGTACAAACAGGAAATTTACTTGAACTTCAAGTTGAACAAAAAGGAGAAATCAAAACTCTAATGCTTCAGCCTGAAAAACGAGATGAACGGTATATTATCGGTATTGTGCCAACATACGAAGCGCTTGCAGATAAATATCGTACCGAATTAAAATATGATATTCTTAGTGCATTTTATAAAAGTATTGAAAAAGTATGGTCTTTAATCCAAACCATACTTCAGTTTATCGGCAATTTAATTACCGGTGATTTATCGATTAAAAATTTAGGTGGTCCGATTTCAATGGCAAAAGGAGCAGGTGCGACAGCCGAAATCGGTTGGATTTACTACTTAAGTTTTATGGCTTTAATCAGTGTTAATCTAGGGGTAATGAACTTATTCCCTATATTACCTTTAGATGGTGGACAACTGGTTTTATTGGCAATTGAAGCTGTTCGAGGCAAAGCATTATCTGAAAAAGTACAATTCAGATTTCAACAAATCGGTATTGCACTTGTAATCAGTTTAATGTTATTTGCCTTTGTAAATGATCTGATTCATTTTTAATAAGCAATCTGCGATGCAGATTGTAAACAATTTCGCAAACAACCTTGCAAACTCCATAGGATAATTTCAATGAAAAAATTATTACTTTCTTCGCTTTTAATTGCAAACGGTGTAGTTGCTGCACCTTTTGTTGTAAAAGATATTCGTGTTGAAGGTGTACAGCCGACAACCGGTGCAGCTATCATATCTTCCATTCCGGTAAGAGTCGGTCAAACTGCAACAGATACCGATGTATCTAATGTCGTTCGTCATTTATTCAACCAACAACGTTTTGCCGATGTACGTGCAAGCCGCGAAGGTAATACACTTGTTATTAAAGTGGCAGAAAAACCGATTATTGGCAAACTGGACATTGAAGGTAATAAAGCAGTTCCTAAAGATGCTTTAGAACAAAACTTAAAAGCAAATCTTATCAATCAAGGTGAAATTTTTGATGCAGCTAAATTAGAGGCTTTCAAACAAAGTTTACTTGACTATTACCGTTCTGCCGGACGTTATGAAGCAAAAATAGACACCGTTGTCACCAACAATAATGAGGGTGGCGTTAATGTAAAATTAGTGATTGATGAAGGTGAGGTTGCGAAAGCGAAGACAATCAAGTTTGAAGGTAATCAAGCTTTCTCTGAAAATGAGCTATTAGATCATTTATCTATCCAACCGGATGTGTCATGGTGGAATATTTTTGAAAGTAGCAAATTTGAACAAACTGCTCACCAAAAAGATTTAGAAACATTAAGAGATTTCTATTTAAATCGTGGTTATGCAAAATTTGCTCTCCAAGATACTGATGTACAATTCAATGATAATAAAACCGAAGTCTATTTAACCTATAAATTAAATGAAGGCTCACCATATCATGTCAGCGAAATGCGTATCGTTGGTAATACTGCCAATATGGATTCCGAAATGAATAAATTGCTCAAAGATTTTAAACCGGGGCAATTATTCCGTAAGTCCGACTTAACTCATATTGAAGAAGAAATTAAGCAAATTTTAGGTGACGCCGGCTATGGCTCTGCAAAAGTGGATATTTATCCGCAGTTTAATGATGCCGAAAACAGCGTTAAAATTAGCTTCGTGGTTGATGCCGGCCGTCGCATCTATGTACGTAAAATTCGCTTTGAAGGTAACGATGTAACCGCAGACTCTACTCTACGCCGTGAAATGCGTCAGCAAGAAGGTGCGTGGCTTTCTACCAATAAAGTCTCTTTAGGTAAAGCTCGTCTAGAGAGAACCGGCTTCTATGAAAGCGTTGAAATGTCAATGCCAAATGTAGAAAATACAACAGACCAAGTAGATGTTGTTTATAAAATCAAAGAACGTAACACAGGTAGCATTAACTTTGGTATTGGTTACGGCACCGAAAGTGGTATCAGCTACCAAGCAGGAATCAAACAAGAAAATTTCTTAGGTATGGGGTCTACTATTAGCTTAAACGGTACTCGAAATGACTACGGTACAAGTGTCAACCTAGGCTATACCGAGCCTTACTTCACAAAAGATGGTGTAAGTTTAGGCGGTAACATCTTCTATGAAGATTACGATAATTCTAAAAATGAAAATGTTGCTTCATATAAACGTCAAACCTATGGTATTAATGGTACACTTGGTTTCCCTGTGAATGAAAACAACTCCTATTATTTAGGTTTAGGTTATACACATGACAAAATTAAAAATGCGTCACGTGAATACACTCGAGAAAAATATGTAAAATCAATGAATTTCGAGATTGATCCTAATACTAACTATTACAAAAAAATCAAAGCAGATGATTTTGATTTTTCATTAGGCTGGAACTATAACAACTTAAATAGAGGTTATTTCCCAACAGAAGGCTCAACTGCAAGTATTAATGGTAAAATTACGATTCCGGGTTCTGACAATAAGTATTAC comes from Mannheimia granulomatis and encodes:
- a CDS encoding isoprenyl transferase — translated: MNFDPQNMPRHVAIIMDGNGRWAKQKGKLRIFGHQNGVKAVRSAVSFAAKHQIKVLTLYAFSSENWSRPETEVSALMSLFMRALDSEVKKLHKNNIRLNIIGDKSAFSENLQKRIAESEKLTENNTGLILNIAANYGGYRDIVQAAQKVAAQVKKNQLTIEQITPELFQQQLSTGNQPEVDLLIRTSGEQRISNFLLWQIAYAELFFTPVLWPDFDDETFSQAILSYQQRERRFGSC
- the bamA gene encoding outer membrane protein assembly factor BamA; the protein is MKKLLLSSLLIANGVVAAPFVVKDIRVEGVQPTTGAAIISSIPVRVGQTATDTDVSNVVRHLFNQQRFADVRASREGNTLVIKVAEKPIIGKLDIEGNKAVPKDALEQNLKANLINQGEIFDAAKLEAFKQSLLDYYRSAGRYEAKIDTVVTNNNEGGVNVKLVIDEGEVAKAKTIKFEGNQAFSENELLDHLSIQPDVSWWNIFESSKFEQTAHQKDLETLRDFYLNRGYAKFALQDTDVQFNDNKTEVYLTYKLNEGSPYHVSEMRIVGNTANMDSEMNKLLKDFKPGQLFRKSDLTHIEEEIKQILGDAGYGSAKVDIYPQFNDAENSVKISFVVDAGRRIYVRKIRFEGNDVTADSTLRREMRQQEGAWLSTNKVSLGKARLERTGFYESVEMSMPNVENTTDQVDVVYKIKERNTGSINFGIGYGTESGISYQAGIKQENFLGMGSTISLNGTRNDYGTSVNLGYTEPYFTKDGVSLGGNIFYEDYDNSKNENVASYKRQTYGINGTLGFPVNENNSYYLGLGYTHDKIKNASREYTREKYVKSMNFEIDPNTNYYKKIKADDFDFSLGWNYNNLNRGYFPTEGSTASINGKITIPGSDNKYYRVSADFRNYFPLNREHKWVISSKAGIAYTNGFGGKEVPFYQLYSAGGIGTLRGFAYGAIGPQAIYYKDGSFSNRNGDVIGGNALATASLELITPTPFVSEKYQHHVRTSLFVDAASAWNTKWKKDEYPMLPNYGDFKRVRASAGIAFQWMSPIGPLSFSYAKPIRKYEGDEIEQFQFNIGSSF
- the rseP gene encoding RIP metalloprotease RseP translates to MTSTIAFFILICVLVFVHEYGHFWAARRCGVKVIRFSIGFGKVLFKKRDKHGTEFAFSLIPLGGYVQMWNGEEDIVAPAEQSLANKSVLQRTFIIFAGPAANFIFAILAYWAVFVSGIPTIKPVIGEILPNSIAAEAKLIPELEITKIGNQNIQDWESAGLALVGNVGNKNVVLEGSLIDSNETRSFQLDLSNWNVDGAKENPLTTLGIRPKSAKVSAEIKQVVEASPASKAGLQSGDHILLVNQQPFNWQTLVELVQTGNLLELQVEQKGEIKTLMLQPEKRDERYIIGIVPTYEALADKYRTELKYDILSAFYKSIEKVWSLIQTILQFIGNLITGDLSIKNLGGPISMAKGAGATAEIGWIYYLSFMALISVNLGVMNLFPILPLDGGQLVLLAIEAVRGKALSEKVQFRFQQIGIALVISLMLFAFVNDLIHF
- a CDS encoding phosphatidate cytidylyltransferase, giving the protein MLKERVLSAILMIFAVLAAIFWLSPLPLTLVLAAIIVAAMWEWAQFAGIKRPVPRAIVAMVSICLLLFLIFANTDYIRAARFLTDETTPLLFLGCIWWFIALLLVVSYPKSANIWAKSVVAKFLFGFATLIPFLIGVLALRFYNYSFNPYQGTYLFLYVCLLVWGADSGAYFFGRAFGKRKLAPKVSPGKSWEGVIGGLFTSGIIAFVFLQLTPNNVFGRELSTGPFILVSVATVAISVLGDLAESMFKRQAGIKDSSNLIPGHGGILDRIDSLTAAIPFFATLFFFVL